The window TTGGTTCTCCTATAATTAACTCTCAATCACTTTAACCACTAGACAACTAAGACACTTGGATATTTTTACGGCCGGTTGTTTACTTGATATAATTACGGCCGCAAGCTTGTGATTGCCTTGCTTGGCCTCATAGCCGGCACTGCTCCCAGAGGAAATGTGTGCATAGAAATACTAGAACAAGCACACTAACAAAAGACAGAGGGATTCAACCGTCTTCCGAACGAGTTTCGTGGCCTATAAAAACTTTTCGTTCTAGTTTGCTCTGTCTTGAAAACCAAtgtatctcttcttccttcatttcTTACTTATACGATCAAATTAACACATGATTAGgcttttcaacaaaaaaataaataattgttgtatatatattatttagttgcAGTTGCACTAGCTCGATCTCTGTTTCCAGTGAAAGCACTAGTTGCAATGGATGTCGGTTTGGTAGAAAGAACAAACATGCTTACAATAGAAGAACTAAACATCGAACCTTTCACATTCCAACAATAGTATGAGAGTAGACAACAAGAAAAGTGAAATAAATCTACTCTTGAAATGATTATATGCTATTATAACGAAATGTTGTTTCCATTATAATTGctataatatttgaaataaattgaTAACTAATAAGCATaatataagcaaaatataagcaaaatataagtaaaatatgagaaagtataaaaaaaaatgacagaaaaataaaaattgtagcATGGAAATGATAGTTTAAGTAGCTTTTGATATGTATCATACATTCTCCAAATTCAACTGTTTATATGtcagttatttatttatcagTGTTAATTTGACAAGAGCAATGACTTGTTAAAACTAATTATTCAATAGATTTTTGTATGCTTTCCCGCAAATGTTAGAAAACTTGAGTATGACCAAGATGTCTTTTGTGCAAATTTTTCGAGAACATCACCTCTGAAATGAAAGTAGAAGACTTCTTTAATATTCTTGTGATGGAATGTAGATTAAGTGTTTAATCGATAATGGTCAATCATGTTATAAATAATAAGTGTGACACAAGTGTGTGATGgataataaaaacatttgtgataaataaaagataaaatatgatAGTGAAGTATATGGTTGTGAGAGGGTTGAACaaatggagggttgtaaaataaagtataGAAATATCTTAAGGAATATTCTATGTAATATTTCCTAAGACTTGTACTATAAATAGTGAGGCTTGGTGAAGAGTTTCATTCAAACTTGAGCGAATGAGTTTGAGTAAGAGTCTTAAGAATCTTTATAAttctttaattatttctataatAAAGCTTCCCCTTTTGTATAAAGATCTTTCTTATATCCTTTGATATCATTCTCTAAATACTTCTTAAATACTTAGGCTTGTATCTTTGATCCTAAAACCTTCTTAGTAGTTGTACCACTATGTGTGCGtaattttggtatcagagccatggcAGTCTAAATTGTAGCTCTTCTCTTCCGGAGAGGTAATATGCCATGATGTTGTCTTTTACTACGCTAGTATGAAAGTATGCTATGTTGTTGCCATATTAATGGATTCTCCACATCAAAAATCTAACTATGCTAAGATAAATGGTATAGAGAAAAATTTCTTCGAGGTTGTGATGCTCGAAGTACCTTGAGGCTTTTAATGTAGTAAATGTGTTGCCTCGGTTTGCGTAGCTAAGCACCTCTTGATTGCTTTCTCTATATTCGTAGtgcatatataaaagaaaacaaggagACAACTTATGGATTGTTTTTACTTCAAAGTCTAGAAGAGAGTTATAGTATTCTGTCTTGGTTTATGGATATATCATATACTATGGaaagttcatcttctttgtctaaaaCTCCCTCTTTTCGAcgatcaaaatcaaaaaaggtTGATTACTTATATGAAGTAGAGTATGTGAGTGATGATAGTAAAGTTCTTATTACCCAACTCCATTACTTAATCCTTTTAAAGCTTTTATCAAACCAAATTACACTTTTCCAAAAGTCATCCGTCAAGTGTTCGTCCCAAACAAGCACAACGCAAAGGAGCTTGTTCTAGCATTTCTGCTAGAACAACATCTCATCCTGGTGACAGAAACAAAATATACCCCTCAAACTTAATGAAGCCATGATACATCATTGGCAAACTCAAGGATATACCCATCTTCACTATGGAGCAATACGCTTGGCGCTAACACTTCATGGCAGAAAACCAGTTGTAGCACGGGTCAGTCTCCTTGACACCCACTACAAGGAATACCAGTGCATTTGCATTGCAACTATCCAGACAACACTAAACGCTGGCACTGTTTTCATCACCCTCTTCTCAAATTTCAACGTGGCATTAGAAGACCCACAAATATATCAGAACATGCAAATCCAGCTGCAAATGACAGGTGCTCCACAAATTGGAAACACGTATGTAGCAACAGTTCACCATCAAATGGCGTATAGAGTCCAAAATCATGCAATGGACTTAAGTCTCCTCAGAGACACTGAATATGCGCTACTCATACAACTGGACTCACAACAAAGCCCATCTTGCATCCATGTTCCTAGACAGATTCCTAGAGCTGGGCTTGTCAAGTTACTTCCAGAGTCATGGGTAACCAATTACGAAAAAAATCCATGACCGGAGCACTCTAATACAATCGGTAGATTCTTCTATTCATTTAAGAAAATATGGAGCTGTAGAGATTCTTTTAAGCCACAAGAAGAAAAGTCAAGCCGACGGCTTTCTGCACAGAAATCAACACAATTACTCCTTTTGAAGACGCTCAAATCTTGGAGTTCAATCCGCGTTTATCTGGTGTTCCAATCTCATCTTTTGACTCGCTAGGAGATCCCATTTACTCATTTCAAGATGAAACGGGCCACAAACTCTTTGATGTTTGCGATTGCCAACATTGTCAATTGACTAGCTCCGATGATGATGACACCCCAAGGCgtaggagaaaaaagaaaacttcacAACAAATCCTCAAAGAATGATTTGAGTCTGAAGACTCACAAGTTGGCCTTCTCGGAGAATTAAGTGGCAAGAATTTTGAATACTATGTATTGTATTCTGGTGGCTCAACTTCCATGACACCTGACGAAGAAAAGGTACAACTAAGTTACATGTTCGGACCCCCATCCCAGCAGGATTCACCATTTCCATCCATGgagtttgaagaaaacaatataaagcACTCATGGAAAATTCAGAATCCAAATATTAAGAATCCAGATGGTTCAATAAAGCAGATCAATGCTACAAAAGCAACGTTGAATTTGCAGTCAGAGAACGCTGCAACCCAAAACCATCTCTTAAGCCAGATTAACAAAAAGATAACCATCATGGACCTTTCCATTAAAGAACTCACCAAGAAAATGACCTCTCTCCACCAAGAACTTCTTCACCTTGCAACTACTGTCTCCATAAACTCTCCCCTCATGTCCCAAAAAGAGTCCGAGCTAAAATCCCTTAAAGCTCAGTTAAACTCCTTACAAAACCAACCCAAAACCCAACCGCCAATGCCATATGACATTTTTACACCATATCCCATCTACAGACCACCTTACACAGCCCAAACACAACCTTTGTCTTTTTTTCCAAGACCCAAGTATATTCGGAGCATCCTCCTTCTTACCAACAAAAGTTGTTTCCAAACAACAAtccaccaaaaagaaaaaatcaacagaaaaaagaaaatggaaggAAGCTATATTTGAACCACCCAAACCTTTGACTGAGACATCAAAATCCCAAGACCAACCCGAAATCAACAAAGAACAATTCATGGTGGAGCATGCTAATCCAATCACTGTTTTTCTCGAAAAGTCGCAAAACAGGAAAAAAGACATGATCAAGAAAGCAGTATGAAGAAGGCGCCAACAACACTAAAGGATGAGAATGATGAGGTCACAATCCCACACTTTATGATGGCTGAACCTACTGTGGTCGAAGAAGACATATAAAGTGAAGGtggaaacatatataaagaaactCAAGAAACTGGACAAACTCATATAAAAGGAAATCTGCGGTTTAGCACGGAACCACATGAGAGTTTCTCTTTTGATGATGTCCCCCCATCAAGATGGCGTGTCAAAGTATATGAGATGCATGCATGGCTGACATAACAACTTCTCAACCCAAGAGCCATTTTGCCTACATCGATTGATAAACTGGTGGCTAAATTCCAAGGACGTCTCAGGCAATGGTCGATAAGCCTAGGTCAATATTGACAATTGCAAATCCGATAATCTCAAACAGTCGATACCTTGGTGGGACACATCCACAATGAATTTCTTGGTACATGGGATCACTATACCATCCAAGCGAGAGAAGAATATCTTAGCATGAGATGCTGCTACTTCAAGAGGAAGGATATTAAAAGATATTATGAGCGAATGTCAAAGAGATTTTATGCCCTGAATGGGATAGATGATGTCAATCTCAAGCAGGCGTACCTGAATACACTTCCAGAACCACTTGGAAATGAAACGTCACGAATATTCTCTCAAGAATATGCCTCTCAACCAAGCTTTCCTTGGAGAAATATATCATATCTCTATGGCAGCCCTTGAAAAGCTATACAACCACCAGAAGTTCTTCAAACAACTTCAAGAACAACGAAAACTTCTGGGAAAAGCATGTGATCGGCCAAAACTCATTATCAAATGCAGAGGCAAGAAATGTCATTGTTTTACAAGCCatggaaaagaaagaagcttTAAAAGCAATTAGCAGAAGAGATATCCAAAACTATCTTCCAGAAAGAAACGGAAATTCTTCaggaagaaaactcaaagaggTTTCAAAAAATCAGACAGAATCTGTAAGAAGAGAGGACATTATTCGAAACTGTGTccgaacaagaagaagagagccaaCCTCTTTGGCTACTtagcacaagaagaagagagccaaCCAACGGATGATACAGTTCCTGCAATGGGTATAGATTTTGAAGATGAATCTTCAGAAGATGATACTGGAGATGAAGGCGATAAAGATGACCAATTCATGTTGTTTGACCTCTACACATTCAATATCTGCAAAGTAGAACAACCACATCAAGAAGAATTGGTGTATCTAACCCAACCATCTCCAAATGCCAAGATCTACATCTTCCCAAACAAGTATGATAAACCAATACCGTTCATAGCATATTTTGACACTAGAGCTGCCTCATCCATCATCAAGCCAGACCTCCTCCCAGCTAGGCATGACCACAATTACGGTTTATTAACCACTGGTTacggttagaaattttgtttaaccttaaccataaccgtttaataaacggttacAGTTAAATACGGTTCCGGTTGAAGTGGTTACGGTTATATAGTGTTatggttatttgataatatgatacagttaatattatttgatgatataatataattgattttatctatttataattaatatgttttttagtGTAcacatatttctatatatcatatgatttatattaaataaataattattagtatatttcaTTATGTATTTAAAACGGTTACGGTTAACAAATTATGGTTTAACTATGTGGTTAACCGACGATTTTGATACCGTTACGGTTAATTAACTgttatggttaatataatttaatcatatatttacGGTTAACggttacggtttttaaccattttatacgGTTACATTCTGGTTATGGTACGTATACGGTCCAGTTACGATCcaaaatacggttacggtttaattttggtcatgCCTACTCCCAGCCTCACATTGGAATTCATGTTCGGTCGCTTTCAAAGCAGTCAATGGCCAAATATTCCATATCTCTCTTATCAGCAAGCCAATCTACATCCAAATTTTCCTGTGATACATAATTAAGTCCAAAGTATATGGTTCTGGACTCCGTGGAAAAGACTTTATACTTGGATTTGATATTTTACATAGCCTTCAGAGAGTTTCATGGCACCCAAAAGGTCTCATGCACGAAAACCAGCTGCTACCTTGGAAAACAGTGTCTCATTTGTACCCGATGGAGATACTTAATcctataaaagaagaaattgtaAAAACGTCTTGTGTTGCCTCTCATTCGGCGTTTCTCACAAAATGTTCATCACCTTTGTGGAAGAATCCAGATTTCTTCATATCTTTAACCTTCAAGAAAAATGAAGATATCAACCCAACTAAAGCAAGTCACCCATGAATGAACCCGAATAACTACAATCTTGCGCTTGAGGAGATTGATCAACTCTAAAAACCAGACCTCTTTGAGAAAACCACTTCACCTTGGGCATGTGAAACATTTTATGTCAAGAAATGAGCTGAACAAGTGCGAGGAAAACTCAGATTAGTCATAAACTACCAACCACTCAACCATTTTCTTGCTGATGACAAGTTTCTTTTACCAAAGAGAGAAGTGTTATTCCAAAAACTCCCACAAGCACAAATCTTCTCCAAGTTTGACTTTAAAGCAGGATTTTGGCAACTTGGAATCAAACCAGAAGACATACCAAAGACGGGATTTTGTGTACCATATCGCATTACCATTGAAAATTCATGCCTTTTGGACTTAAGGTAGCCCCTTCATTGTTCCAGAATATGATCAAGATATTCAAGCCTATCCTCCCAAATGCACTGGTGTATATCAATGATATTCTGCTATTCTCGACAGACATAGATTCCCATACATCATTATTGGCAAAGTTCCATGGTATCATACAAAAATACGGTATTATGCTATCTGAAAAGAAGATGGTGATTGGAGAAACGGAGATTGACTTTCTAGGCATGCACATTTCTAACAGAGAATACTATCTCCAACCTCACATTGCCATCCAGCTCAATGAGTTTCCAGATGGAAGATTATCTTTCAAGCAAGTCCAATAATTTCTGGGGATTGTCAATTATATGTCGGATTTCATTCATGGTCTTGCAAAACATATATCAGTTCTCCCTGCTCAACTCAAGAAAGATGCCCCTCCTTAGAGCCATAAATGCACAGAAGCAGTAAAAGAGTTGAAGAAAATTTCCATGACTTTACCATCTTTCAAAATCCCAGTAAAAGGAAAAGAATTCTGCAGATGGACGCAAGTGATTGCTATTGGGGAGCATTACTcttagaagaagatgagaaggtGAAAACACATATATGTGGCTACAAAAGTGTCGTCTTCAAAGATAACgaaaaacattattattctACATACAAGGAGATACTCGCTGTCAAACGAGAAATAgaatttgagttttatttgGTGCACTTCCTCATCGAGATGGACATGTCATCCTTTCGAAAAATGATTCAATTCAAGCAGAAGGTTCTACCACAAGCTCAGTTACTCAGGTGGGCAAGTTGGTTTTCTTATTGGAAAATTGATGTTAAACACATCAAAGGAAAAGACAACTTCCTCCCGAATTTTCTTTCAAGTACTCAGTGACAAATTTCAATGATAGTACCCATGATCTACACTCTCAATCCATACAATCCAACTGAAGAAAATCTACGGAGAATGATCGCCGATATGCCGCATGGAATAAGAGAATCGTTGCTCGACAATATACTGATCTACAAGGGGCTTGAAACACTACATGGTTTCCTGAAGCTCTATATACACCGATATGGTCTTGACCAAGGTCTACTTTTTGGCCTACCTTATCACCCAACCTATCCTTTCCTTACCACCATCAATATGAACCTTGTTCATTATGACCGATTCCCTATAGAAGCATATCTCCTACTTTGGTACTTGGCAGACCTTTACACTATTGCAGTCCTCATCCAAAAAAGTCAACTTCTCTAGTACTTGGCGAAATGCATATTGACAAGACGAAAAACTCATTATAAATTACTATACAAGTGGCTCACACTCTTCCACGATGTTACCTGGTGGCAAGAACATGTTCGTGCACAGCCTCAGCTGGAAATACTTGTCACGTTCAAGATCACTACAATACATGAAGAACAAGATGGAGAAATCATTATCCTAAAGAAATATGATCCGAACGTTGCGATAAGCTATAATAATGATGCTTTCAACTCAGGGAACTTCCATCAATGCGCAAAGCAGATAGCATTACTAAATGGATTTGATGAATCTGAAATCGACCCCAGTCTCCTTTGTCCTCACACAGCGCAATGGCACAACAGACACGTCTACCCGCTAGGATTTGCTGAAGAAATACGACAAGTGTTAGCAGGATTCCATGATCAATACGTGTGGCCACATTCAAATCCAGATCATCCAGGCTACATAGTTGAAGGGAAAAAATACAAGATCAAGCGATACATTCCAAGCCGAAAGATCTATGTCATAGAAGTCGCCTCAGAATAAGAGTGACACAAGTGTGTGATGGATGATAAAAACATGTGtgataaataaaagacaaaatatgatATTAAAGTGTACGGTTGTgagagagttgaataaatggagggttataaaataatgtatagaaaTATCTTAAAGATTATTCTATGTAATATTTCGTAAGATTTGTACTATAAATAGCGAGGCTTGGTGAAGAGTTTCATTCAAGCTTAAGCGAGTGAGTTTGAACAAGAGTCTTAAAGAATGTGCATTGCTCAGTTCTCAAAGAGTTTctcataatttaaataataaaaagtaatgaagaaagatgaaagataATGAGATAAGTTTCTCAACGTTCCTCAATTGAGAAACTGTAAGAACTGTTTAATAACCTTATTTGCCATATGTCTCTTTATAATTGGACAAAAATTctaattatcattttaaatataaataaatagttaaaatgattaaaatattatatatgagaaacTGAGAATAGTTCTCACCAATTCATATCGGTAATCTTTTTTAGCTGTGTCTTAActataaaaatgatattaaacttaatatttaatttgatccCATTAATTTTGTCACCACATGAAAAAttaagagagaaggagagagatagactagtagataaaaaaaacaaaataaaagttgaagACCAATAACATGTTGTCATTGTCTCCCAAGTTCTTTAAAATCTCTGTAGTACACGTATTTACACAGTAgtgtcttattttattattttttaattaaaaacccttcaaaaaaatttgagatgGAGATGTCCTTAATAGCATAATTATCCCACATCCTCATTGAGAgtctctatcttttaataatactaaaaatggATCAGCAAGACCACAAGCTAGCCCAGAAGAAAGATGAGCATCTCCGACAAATCTTTCTGTGAATAActcaaaaacaataacattgaTTGTAAAAAGAGACGCACACTAACCCGCTTCTCTCTTGCTTTCTAAACATGACCAAACGAATCCTCTACCAACAACCCAGTCGAGAATCCCAAACACAAACGACCTAATCGAGAATCCCAATCACAAATGATACAACCCAATCGAGAATCCCAAACACAAACGATACAACCCAATCGATAATCCCAAACATAAACCCATACAACCCAATCGAGAATCCCAAACACAAACCCAGTCGCAgcaagaagacgacgacgaggCAAGAGCTATTCCGTCGAATCGATTTTGTGTTTCtctggttttgattttgtcgagagaagaagaaaacgaagaagagatatataaaaaaaacaaaaaaaaaacaaaacttaaccaATAAAAACGTGACACGTATCGGGTCTCTGTGGATCTAAAACGATCGCCGCAGAGAGCTGTATCTCacaaaaattatgaataaaacttttttttttttgcttataataCTAAAGAAATCAAAGACATCCCAAAGAGTTGTGCAATGGGATTACTCTAAAAATCTTTGTAATCCTTtaagtatttaaataataaaactttcTCATTTGTATAAAgatctttcttatattttttgataattattctctaaatactttttttgataattatcccACTACAAAGAATTTAATATCTTTGAtcctaaaatcatttttttgtatgttctaGGCGACCTAATATATTCAAACATGTAGTTTAAATTGTTCATATAAACTAACACATTatctataataatatattcCCTTTAATTTAAGCTACAGTATATtggtaagttttattttaattatttcatatatgtagtaagttaaaaagaaaataaaatattaaattactttttgtatagaaatatctttaaactacaaaatttaattaaattatgattttcatataattattatagGTTTGATCACAAATACTAAATGACCATTATATCCTTGAGAATCattgaaaaattcaaacttgACCTAAAAAGGATCTGAAAAGCCAGCGCCTTTTTTCGTTACGAATCCGTGTTTATGCCAGCTTTCAATCCAACGgctctcctctcttctccttACCGTAATCGTCGCTCCCCACtcattcattaaaaaaacaattaaaaaaacacacaaaactccaaaatataaacaaaaacaaacagagccgacccaaaaaaaaaaaaaaaaagtctctctctcgctctctctctcgctctctctctctttctcttttctctctcgttCGCAGATCTGAGAATCATCTTCTTACTCCTTTGTTCATCTTCTCCGATCTAAACAACAATGGCGGCACCAACAGCTTCATCAGCAAGGGAAGAGTTCGTATACATGGCGAAACTCGCGGAGCAAGCCGAGCGTTACGAAGAGATGGTCGAATTCATGGAAAAAGTCGCGAAAGCCGTTGACAAAGACGAACTCACCGTCGAAGAACGTAACCTCCTCTCCGTCGCTTACAAAAACGTGATCGGAGCTCGCCGTGCTTCGTGGAGGATCATCTCGTCGATCGAACAGAAGGAAGAGTCTCGCGGCAACGACGACCACGTTTCCTTGATCCGTGACTACAGAAGCAAAATCGAAACCGAGCTCTCCGATATCTGTGACGGTATCCTCAAGCTTCTCGATACGATCCTCGTCCCCGCTGCTGCTTCTGGAGATTCGAAGGTGTTTTACCTTAAGATGAAAGGTGATTACCATAGATACTTGGCTGAGTTCAAATCTGGTCAAGAGAGGAAAGATGCTGCTGAACATACACTCACTGCTTACAAAGCTGCTCAGGTTTAGATCTCATTTCTCCGATCTGGTTTCGTTTTCACTTGATTTTaggtttgtgatttttttttttttttatttgttttggttgtgcAGGACATTGCTAACTCTGAATTGCCTCCTACTCATCCGATTCGTCTCGGTCTTGCGTTGAACTTCTCTGTGTTTTACTATGAGATTCTCAATTCTCCTGACCGTGCTTGTAACCTCGCTAAGCAGGTTTGACTTAATCAGAATCATGTGTTTTCAATGGTTTATGTAATGTGTGTTTGTTGATATGAGTTTTGTTTATGGTTTCATTAGGCCTTTGATGAAGCTATTGCTGAATTGGATACTCTTGGTGAAGAGTCATACAAGGACAGTACTTTGATTATGCAGCTTCTTCGTGATAACCTCACTCTCTGGACGTCTGACATGCAGGTATTTATACTTTGGCGTTATTAAGTCAATGGTTTAGTTTTACATTTTGATGCAACTTCTGGcctgttttttgttgtttgatctCTGAAACCATTAGCCGATTTGGAAATAAATCTGTTTAGTTTACATTTTATTGCATTCTTCTGATTGTAGTGATATCATCAAATGGGTTGACCTGTGTAAgcctgttttgtttcttgataaaTGATCTCTGAATCCAATAGCCTGTTTAAGCCATTAAGAAAGACTAGATTTGGAAGTCAAAAGGTTTTGTTTACATTTTGATCCATTATCCTGGTCTGATTTTACATTTTAGTGATTATCAGATGTCTTTAATCCTGTTTTGTTGCTTGATTTCTAAAACCATGAGACTTATtaagccattg is drawn from Camelina sativa cultivar DH55 chromosome 8, Cs, whole genome shotgun sequence and contains these coding sequences:
- the LOC109124469 gene encoding 14-3-3-like protein GF14 chi, which encodes MAAPTASSAREEFVYMAKLAEQAERYEEMVEFMEKVAKAVDKDELTVEERNLLSVAYKNVIGARRASWRIISSIEQKEESRGNDDHVSLIRDYRSKIETELSDICDGILKLLDTILVPAAASGDSKVFYLKMKGDYHRYLAEFKSGQERKDAAEHTLTAYKAAQDIANSELPPTHPIRLGLALNFSVFYYEILNSPDRACNLAKQAFDEAIAELDTLGEESYKDSTLIMQLLRDNLTLWTSDMQDDAADDIKEAAPKPAEEQQQS